A genomic segment from Pectinophora gossypiella chromosome 3, ilPecGoss1.1, whole genome shotgun sequence encodes:
- the LOC126381949 gene encoding inter-alpha-trypsin inhibitor heavy chain H4-like isoform X12 yields the protein MGTRWLGVLGCLCALVVLGHSAAVPTQDTLVVARSDEEGTTSSPVDSTTEEVTKIQGPTTEEPSPPVKLTEMTVNSEVTMRYAHTAVVTRVRNPAKRAQEATFRVLLPETAFISGFTMILDGKPYKAYVKEKEEAKQIYSQAVSHGIGAAHIAAKARDSNHFTVSVNVEPNTTAVFNLTYEELLVRRNNVYNHAINLHPGGIVPKLSVTVHIREAQKITELRVPEVRTGNEIDASEDDAQNSQAVITRGHDDREATITFSPDLDEQRRLMQIYAQKSKETQSHSHSWYPETEESQPDGILGQFVVQYDVDRPKEGEILVNDGYFVHFYAPKDLPPLNKHVVFVLDTSGSMMDRKIVQLREAMQTILGELNPGDYFNIVEFATSVKVYDLQHIEEPPKNPSYSYFSFEVKPPVLQPPSPATPENIARAKTIVSRLTANGGTNIASALNVAVDLIQKGIGWTPETTPANATSDNEAPRALPQEEKTAETTTETPKVEKPEQTELAKPDNKDDDKIKLEPIIIFLTDGDPTVGETDPARIITRLSEKNYGENKATIFSLAFGEDADRKFLRKLSLRNEGFMRHIYEAADAALQLRDFYRQVSSPLLADVHFQYPKDQVKEGSVTKNKFRAVYAGSETVVAGYLADTAVELTPRLYGICGVDDGFIRKKYEIFPKVPVARPAGEYLPLERLWAYLTIKQLLDQQDAADEPLDKEKEKDDENTPEKKALKLALKYSFVTPLTSLVVVKPNATNAVDAESVDKQDSFNPSPPVPAYAFGSSSMVGGPGFAAASGLAGMPGAPQFAYSGGGDEFMPLDYYTGESLDLSTPYVPTTTYVPSAVPPVDQLAVLHLTEYPWVRSALKPDSDAIQLSLKGNDTSADIAVLDLTRDDVAPKEAEDAECARATDGAAGVCVYLTRCDAAKNITLEQYKETYCSVNKSYAGVCCPRAQVDVAKA from the exons ATGGGCACGCGCTGGTTAGGGGTACTCGGGTGCTTATGCGCCCTGGTCGTGCTGGGACATTCCGCTGCAGTGCCCACTCAGGATACTCTTGTCGTCGCCCGCTCTGATGAGGAAGGG ACCACGTCATCGCCAGTGGACTCGACAACAGAAGAAGTGACAAAGATACAAGGGCCTACTACGGAAGAGCCCAGCCCACCGGTGAAGCTGACGGAGatgacggtgaactctgaagttacGATGCGGTATGCGCATACGGCGGTCGTGACGCGCGTACGCAACCCCGCCAAGCGCGCGCAGGAAGCCACCTTCAGGGTGCTGTTGCCGGAGACAGCGTTCATCAGCGGATTTACCAT GATCCTCGACGGCAAGCCATACAAAGCCTACGTGAAGGAGAAGGAAGAAGCCAAGCAGATATACTCTCAAGCTGTGTCTCACGGCATTGGCGCAGCGCACATTGCTGCCAA AGCTCGTGACTCAAACCACTTCACAGTGTCAGTGAACGTAGAGCCCAATACGACGGCAGTGTTCAACCTGACATACGAAGAGCTCCTTGTCCGTCGTAACAACGTGTACAACCACGCCATCAACCTGCACCCGGGAGGTATAGTGCCGAAACTGTCCGTGACGGTGCATATCCGCGAGGCGCAGAAGATAACCGAGCTGAGGGTACCTGAAGTCAGGACCGGCAATGAAATCGATGCTTCTGAAGATGATGCCC AGAACTCTCAGGCCGTGATCACGCGCGGTCACGACGACCGTGAAGCCACCATCACGTTCTCACCGGACCTCGACGAGCAGCGGAGACTCATGCAGATTTATGCT CAAAAAAGCAAGGAAACCCAGTCACACAGCCACAGTTGGTACCCGGAGACGGAAGAAAGCCAGCCAGATGGTATTCTGGGACAGTTTGTGGTCCAATACGACGTCGACAGGCCTAAGGAAGGCGAAATTCTG GTCAATGACGGCTACTTCGTCCACTTCTACGCGCCCAAGGACTTGCCTCCTCTCAACAAGCACGTGGTCTTCGTACTTGATACTTCAGGTTCCATGATGGACCGCAAGATCGTGCAGCTGCGGGAGGCCATGCAGACCATCCTGGGTGAACTCAACCCTGGCGACTACTTCAACATTGTTGAGTTCGCCACCTCTGTTAAG GTATACGACCTGCAGCATATCGAGGAGCCGCCGAAGAATCCGTCATACAGCTACTTCTCGTTCGAGGTGAAGCCACCTGTGCTGCAGCCGCCCTCGCCCGCCACGCCTGAGAACATAGCGCGCGCCAAGACCATCGTCAGCAGGCTCACTGCCAATGGAG GAACCAATATCGCAAGCGCTCTCAACGTGGCAGTAGACCTGATCCAAAAGGGTATCGGCTGGACTCCAGAGACGACTCCTGCCAATGCCACCAGTGACAACGAGGCACCCAGGGCTCTGCCCCAGGAAGAGAAGACCGCTGAGACTACCACTGAGACACCCAAGGTCGAGAAGCCTGAACAAACTGAACTCGCCAAGCCTGATAACAAGGATG ATGACAAAATCAAGCTAGAGCCGATCATCATCTTCCTGACGGACGGCGACCCGACAGTCGGCGAGACCGACCCCGCGCGCATCATCACGCGCCTCTCCGAGAAGAACTACGGTGAAAACAAGGCTACCATATTTTCTTTGGCTTTCG GCGAGGACGCTGACCGCAAGTTCCTGCGCAAGTTGTCCCTGCGCAACGAGGGCTTCATGCGGCACATCTACGAGGCGGCGGACGCGGCGCTACAGCTACGAGACTTCTACCGACAGGTGTCCTCGCCGCTGCTGGCTGACGTGCACTTCCAATATCCCAAGGATCAG GTAAAAGAAGGTTCAGTGACGAAGAACAAGTTCCGTGCGGTGTACGCGGGTTCAGAGACGGTGGTGGCAGGGTACCTGGCGGACACGGCCGTCGAGCTGACGCCGCGACTGTACGGTATATGCGGCGTCGACGACGGCTTCATCAGG AAGAAGTATGAGATATTCCCCAAAGTCCCAGTAGCGCGGCCAGCCGGCGAGTACTTGCCTCTGGAGCGGCTGTGGGCGTACCTCACCATCAAGCAGCTGTTGGACCAACAAGACGCCGCCGACGAGCCGCTGGACAAGGAGAAGGAGAAAGATGACGAGAATACGCCTGAGAAGAAAGCGCTCAAGCTGGCTCTTAAG TACTCATTCGTGACGCCGCTGACGTCTCTGGTGGTGGTGAAGCCGAATGCCACCAACGCCGTCGATGCTGAGTCAGTTGACAAGCAGG aTTCGTTCAACCCAAGCCCAC CGGTGCCAGCGTATGCGTTCGGCAGCTCGTCGATGGTGGGCGGGCCCGGGTTCGCGGCCGCGTCCGGCCTGGCCGGTATGCCCGGGGCTCCGCAGTTCGCTTACA GTGGTGGTGGCGACGAATTTATGCCGCTGGACTACTATACTG GTGAGTCGTTGGACCTGTCTACGCCGTACGTTCCAACCACGACGTACGTTCCATCCGCAGTGCCTCCCGTCGATCAGCTGGCAGTCCTACATCTCACGGAGTATCCCTGGGTCCGCAGCGCGCTCAAGCCAGACTCCGACGCCATACAGCTCTCCCTCAAAGGCAACGATACCTCGGCTGATATTGCCGTGTTGGATCTCACAAGAGATGACGTT GCGCCCAAAGAAGCGGAGGACGCGGAGTGCGCACGCGCCACCGACGGCGCGGCCGGCGTTTGTGTGTACCTGACGCGGTGCGACGCGGCCAAGAACATCACATTAGAACAGTACAAGGAAACATACTGCTCTGTCAACAAATC GTACGCCGGTGTGTGCTGTCCGCGGGCGCAGGTTGACGTGGCGAAAGCTTGA
- the LOC126381949 gene encoding inter-alpha-trypsin inhibitor heavy chain H4-like isoform X3, whose amino-acid sequence MGTRWLGVLGCLCALVVLGHSAAVPTQDTLVVARSDEEGTTSSPVDSTTEEVTKIQGPTTEEPSPPVKLTEMTVNSEVTMRYAHTAVVTRVRNPAKRAQEATFRVLLPETAFISGFTMILDGKPYKAYVKEKEEAKQIYSQAVSHGIGAAHIAAKARDSNHFTVSVNVEPNTTAVFNLTYEELLVRRNNVYNHAINLHPGGIVPKLSVTVHIREAQKITELRVPEVRTGNEIDASEDDAQNSQAVITRGHDDREATITFSPDLDEQRRLMQIYAQKSKETQSHSHSWYPETEESQPDGILGQFVVQYDVDRPKEGEILVNDGYFVHFYAPKDLPPLNKHVVFVLDTSGSMMDRKIVQLREAMQTILGELNPGDYFNIVEFATSVKVYDLQHIEEPPKNPSYSYFSFEVKPPVLQPPSPATPENIARAKTIVSRLTANGGTNIASALNVAVDLIQKGIGWTPETTPANATSDNEAPRALPQEEKTAETTTETPKVEKPEQTELAKPDNKDDDKIKLEPIIIFLTDGDPTVGETDPARIITRLSEKNYGENKATIFSLAFGEDADRKFLRKLSLRNEGFMRHIYEAADAALQLRDFYRQVSSPLLADVHFQYPKDQVKEGSVTKNKFRAVYAGSETVVAGYLADTAVELTPRLYGICGVDDGFIRKKYEIFPKVPVARPAGEYLPLERLWAYLTIKQLLDQQDAADEPLDKEKEKDDENTPEKKALKLALKYSFVTPLTSLVVVKPNATNAVDAESVDKQDSFNPSPLLAAVPAYAFGSSSMVGGPGFAAASGLAGMPGAPQFAYSHVLSSHIADDIPVWQAESALDVEEEDMEGPAYLSDRSGGGDEFMPLDYYTGESLDLSTPYVPTTTYVPSAVPPVDQLAVLHLTEYPWVRSALKPDSDAIQLSLKGNDTSADIAVLDLTRDDVAPKEAEDAECARATDGAAGVCVYLTRCDAAKNITLEQYKETYCSVNKSYAGVCCPRAQVDVAKA is encoded by the exons ATGGGCACGCGCTGGTTAGGGGTACTCGGGTGCTTATGCGCCCTGGTCGTGCTGGGACATTCCGCTGCAGTGCCCACTCAGGATACTCTTGTCGTCGCCCGCTCTGATGAGGAAGGG ACCACGTCATCGCCAGTGGACTCGACAACAGAAGAAGTGACAAAGATACAAGGGCCTACTACGGAAGAGCCCAGCCCACCGGTGAAGCTGACGGAGatgacggtgaactctgaagttacGATGCGGTATGCGCATACGGCGGTCGTGACGCGCGTACGCAACCCCGCCAAGCGCGCGCAGGAAGCCACCTTCAGGGTGCTGTTGCCGGAGACAGCGTTCATCAGCGGATTTACCAT GATCCTCGACGGCAAGCCATACAAAGCCTACGTGAAGGAGAAGGAAGAAGCCAAGCAGATATACTCTCAAGCTGTGTCTCACGGCATTGGCGCAGCGCACATTGCTGCCAA AGCTCGTGACTCAAACCACTTCACAGTGTCAGTGAACGTAGAGCCCAATACGACGGCAGTGTTCAACCTGACATACGAAGAGCTCCTTGTCCGTCGTAACAACGTGTACAACCACGCCATCAACCTGCACCCGGGAGGTATAGTGCCGAAACTGTCCGTGACGGTGCATATCCGCGAGGCGCAGAAGATAACCGAGCTGAGGGTACCTGAAGTCAGGACCGGCAATGAAATCGATGCTTCTGAAGATGATGCCC AGAACTCTCAGGCCGTGATCACGCGCGGTCACGACGACCGTGAAGCCACCATCACGTTCTCACCGGACCTCGACGAGCAGCGGAGACTCATGCAGATTTATGCT CAAAAAAGCAAGGAAACCCAGTCACACAGCCACAGTTGGTACCCGGAGACGGAAGAAAGCCAGCCAGATGGTATTCTGGGACAGTTTGTGGTCCAATACGACGTCGACAGGCCTAAGGAAGGCGAAATTCTG GTCAATGACGGCTACTTCGTCCACTTCTACGCGCCCAAGGACTTGCCTCCTCTCAACAAGCACGTGGTCTTCGTACTTGATACTTCAGGTTCCATGATGGACCGCAAGATCGTGCAGCTGCGGGAGGCCATGCAGACCATCCTGGGTGAACTCAACCCTGGCGACTACTTCAACATTGTTGAGTTCGCCACCTCTGTTAAG GTATACGACCTGCAGCATATCGAGGAGCCGCCGAAGAATCCGTCATACAGCTACTTCTCGTTCGAGGTGAAGCCACCTGTGCTGCAGCCGCCCTCGCCCGCCACGCCTGAGAACATAGCGCGCGCCAAGACCATCGTCAGCAGGCTCACTGCCAATGGAG GAACCAATATCGCAAGCGCTCTCAACGTGGCAGTAGACCTGATCCAAAAGGGTATCGGCTGGACTCCAGAGACGACTCCTGCCAATGCCACCAGTGACAACGAGGCACCCAGGGCTCTGCCCCAGGAAGAGAAGACCGCTGAGACTACCACTGAGACACCCAAGGTCGAGAAGCCTGAACAAACTGAACTCGCCAAGCCTGATAACAAGGATG ATGACAAAATCAAGCTAGAGCCGATCATCATCTTCCTGACGGACGGCGACCCGACAGTCGGCGAGACCGACCCCGCGCGCATCATCACGCGCCTCTCCGAGAAGAACTACGGTGAAAACAAGGCTACCATATTTTCTTTGGCTTTCG GCGAGGACGCTGACCGCAAGTTCCTGCGCAAGTTGTCCCTGCGCAACGAGGGCTTCATGCGGCACATCTACGAGGCGGCGGACGCGGCGCTACAGCTACGAGACTTCTACCGACAGGTGTCCTCGCCGCTGCTGGCTGACGTGCACTTCCAATATCCCAAGGATCAG GTAAAAGAAGGTTCAGTGACGAAGAACAAGTTCCGTGCGGTGTACGCGGGTTCAGAGACGGTGGTGGCAGGGTACCTGGCGGACACGGCCGTCGAGCTGACGCCGCGACTGTACGGTATATGCGGCGTCGACGACGGCTTCATCAGG AAGAAGTATGAGATATTCCCCAAAGTCCCAGTAGCGCGGCCAGCCGGCGAGTACTTGCCTCTGGAGCGGCTGTGGGCGTACCTCACCATCAAGCAGCTGTTGGACCAACAAGACGCCGCCGACGAGCCGCTGGACAAGGAGAAGGAGAAAGATGACGAGAATACGCCTGAGAAGAAAGCGCTCAAGCTGGCTCTTAAG TACTCATTCGTGACGCCGCTGACGTCTCTGGTGGTGGTGAAGCCGAATGCCACCAACGCCGTCGATGCTGAGTCAGTTGACAAGCAGG aTTCGTTCAACCCAAGCCCAC TTCTTGCAGCGGTGCCAGCGTATGCGTTCGGCAGCTCGTCGATGGTGGGCGGGCCCGGGTTCGCGGCCGCGTCCGGCCTGGCCGGTATGCCCGGGGCTCCGCAGTTCGCTTACA GCCACGTGCTATCATCGCATATCGCTGACGACATCCCAGTGTGGCAGGCAGAGTCGGCTCTCGACGTTGAAGAGGAGGATATGGAAG gGCCAGCTTACTTGTCTGATCgta GTGGTGGTGGCGACGAATTTATGCCGCTGGACTACTATACTG GTGAGTCGTTGGACCTGTCTACGCCGTACGTTCCAACCACGACGTACGTTCCATCCGCAGTGCCTCCCGTCGATCAGCTGGCAGTCCTACATCTCACGGAGTATCCCTGGGTCCGCAGCGCGCTCAAGCCAGACTCCGACGCCATACAGCTCTCCCTCAAAGGCAACGATACCTCGGCTGATATTGCCGTGTTGGATCTCACAAGAGATGACGTT GCGCCCAAAGAAGCGGAGGACGCGGAGTGCGCACGCGCCACCGACGGCGCGGCCGGCGTTTGTGTGTACCTGACGCGGTGCGACGCGGCCAAGAACATCACATTAGAACAGTACAAGGAAACATACTGCTCTGTCAACAAATC GTACGCCGGTGTGTGCTGTCCGCGGGCGCAGGTTGACGTGGCGAAAGCTTGA
- the LOC126381949 gene encoding inter-alpha-trypsin inhibitor heavy chain H4-like isoform X7, which produces MGTRWLGVLGCLCALVVLGHSAAVPTQDTLVVARSDEEGTTSSPVDSTTEEVTKIQGPTTEEPSPPVKLTEMTVNSEVTMRYAHTAVVTRVRNPAKRAQEATFRVLLPETAFISGFTMILDGKPYKAYVKEKEEAKQIYSQAVSHGIGAAHIAAKARDSNHFTVSVNVEPNTTAVFNLTYEELLVRRNNVYNHAINLHPGGIVPKLSVTVHIREAQKITELRVPEVRTGNEIDASEDDAQNSQAVITRGHDDREATITFSPDLDEQRRLMQIYAQKSKETQSHSHSWYPETEESQPDGILGQFVVQYDVDRPKEGEILVNDGYFVHFYAPKDLPPLNKHVVFVLDTSGSMMDRKIVQLREAMQTILGELNPGDYFNIVEFATSVKVYDLQHIEEPPKNPSYSYFSFEVKPPVLQPPSPATPENIARAKTIVSRLTANGGTNIASALNVAVDLIQKGIGWTPETTPANATSDNEAPRALPQEEKTAETTTETPKVEKPEQTELAKPDNKDDDKIKLEPIIIFLTDGDPTVGETDPARIITRLSEKNYGENKATIFSLAFGEDADRKFLRKLSLRNEGFMRHIYEAADAALQLRDFYRQVSSPLLADVHFQYPKDQVKEGSVTKNKFRAVYAGSETVVAGYLADTAVELTPRLYGICGVDDGFIRKKYEIFPKVPVARPAGEYLPLERLWAYLTIKQLLDQQDAADEPLDKEKEKDDENTPEKKALKLALKYSFVTPLTSLVVVKPNATNAVDAESVDKQDSFNPSPLLAAVPAYAFGSSSMVGGPGFAAASGLAGMPGAPQFAYSHVLSSHIADDIPVWQAESALDVEEEDMEGPAYLSDRSESLDLSTPYVPTTTYVPSAVPPVDQLAVLHLTEYPWVRSALKPDSDAIQLSLKGNDTSADIAVLDLTRDDVAPKEAEDAECARATDGAAGVCVYLTRCDAAKNITLEQYKETYCSVNKSYAGVCCPRAQVDVAKA; this is translated from the exons ATGGGCACGCGCTGGTTAGGGGTACTCGGGTGCTTATGCGCCCTGGTCGTGCTGGGACATTCCGCTGCAGTGCCCACTCAGGATACTCTTGTCGTCGCCCGCTCTGATGAGGAAGGG ACCACGTCATCGCCAGTGGACTCGACAACAGAAGAAGTGACAAAGATACAAGGGCCTACTACGGAAGAGCCCAGCCCACCGGTGAAGCTGACGGAGatgacggtgaactctgaagttacGATGCGGTATGCGCATACGGCGGTCGTGACGCGCGTACGCAACCCCGCCAAGCGCGCGCAGGAAGCCACCTTCAGGGTGCTGTTGCCGGAGACAGCGTTCATCAGCGGATTTACCAT GATCCTCGACGGCAAGCCATACAAAGCCTACGTGAAGGAGAAGGAAGAAGCCAAGCAGATATACTCTCAAGCTGTGTCTCACGGCATTGGCGCAGCGCACATTGCTGCCAA AGCTCGTGACTCAAACCACTTCACAGTGTCAGTGAACGTAGAGCCCAATACGACGGCAGTGTTCAACCTGACATACGAAGAGCTCCTTGTCCGTCGTAACAACGTGTACAACCACGCCATCAACCTGCACCCGGGAGGTATAGTGCCGAAACTGTCCGTGACGGTGCATATCCGCGAGGCGCAGAAGATAACCGAGCTGAGGGTACCTGAAGTCAGGACCGGCAATGAAATCGATGCTTCTGAAGATGATGCCC AGAACTCTCAGGCCGTGATCACGCGCGGTCACGACGACCGTGAAGCCACCATCACGTTCTCACCGGACCTCGACGAGCAGCGGAGACTCATGCAGATTTATGCT CAAAAAAGCAAGGAAACCCAGTCACACAGCCACAGTTGGTACCCGGAGACGGAAGAAAGCCAGCCAGATGGTATTCTGGGACAGTTTGTGGTCCAATACGACGTCGACAGGCCTAAGGAAGGCGAAATTCTG GTCAATGACGGCTACTTCGTCCACTTCTACGCGCCCAAGGACTTGCCTCCTCTCAACAAGCACGTGGTCTTCGTACTTGATACTTCAGGTTCCATGATGGACCGCAAGATCGTGCAGCTGCGGGAGGCCATGCAGACCATCCTGGGTGAACTCAACCCTGGCGACTACTTCAACATTGTTGAGTTCGCCACCTCTGTTAAG GTATACGACCTGCAGCATATCGAGGAGCCGCCGAAGAATCCGTCATACAGCTACTTCTCGTTCGAGGTGAAGCCACCTGTGCTGCAGCCGCCCTCGCCCGCCACGCCTGAGAACATAGCGCGCGCCAAGACCATCGTCAGCAGGCTCACTGCCAATGGAG GAACCAATATCGCAAGCGCTCTCAACGTGGCAGTAGACCTGATCCAAAAGGGTATCGGCTGGACTCCAGAGACGACTCCTGCCAATGCCACCAGTGACAACGAGGCACCCAGGGCTCTGCCCCAGGAAGAGAAGACCGCTGAGACTACCACTGAGACACCCAAGGTCGAGAAGCCTGAACAAACTGAACTCGCCAAGCCTGATAACAAGGATG ATGACAAAATCAAGCTAGAGCCGATCATCATCTTCCTGACGGACGGCGACCCGACAGTCGGCGAGACCGACCCCGCGCGCATCATCACGCGCCTCTCCGAGAAGAACTACGGTGAAAACAAGGCTACCATATTTTCTTTGGCTTTCG GCGAGGACGCTGACCGCAAGTTCCTGCGCAAGTTGTCCCTGCGCAACGAGGGCTTCATGCGGCACATCTACGAGGCGGCGGACGCGGCGCTACAGCTACGAGACTTCTACCGACAGGTGTCCTCGCCGCTGCTGGCTGACGTGCACTTCCAATATCCCAAGGATCAG GTAAAAGAAGGTTCAGTGACGAAGAACAAGTTCCGTGCGGTGTACGCGGGTTCAGAGACGGTGGTGGCAGGGTACCTGGCGGACACGGCCGTCGAGCTGACGCCGCGACTGTACGGTATATGCGGCGTCGACGACGGCTTCATCAGG AAGAAGTATGAGATATTCCCCAAAGTCCCAGTAGCGCGGCCAGCCGGCGAGTACTTGCCTCTGGAGCGGCTGTGGGCGTACCTCACCATCAAGCAGCTGTTGGACCAACAAGACGCCGCCGACGAGCCGCTGGACAAGGAGAAGGAGAAAGATGACGAGAATACGCCTGAGAAGAAAGCGCTCAAGCTGGCTCTTAAG TACTCATTCGTGACGCCGCTGACGTCTCTGGTGGTGGTGAAGCCGAATGCCACCAACGCCGTCGATGCTGAGTCAGTTGACAAGCAGG aTTCGTTCAACCCAAGCCCAC TTCTTGCAGCGGTGCCAGCGTATGCGTTCGGCAGCTCGTCGATGGTGGGCGGGCCCGGGTTCGCGGCCGCGTCCGGCCTGGCCGGTATGCCCGGGGCTCCGCAGTTCGCTTACA GCCACGTGCTATCATCGCATATCGCTGACGACATCCCAGTGTGGCAGGCAGAGTCGGCTCTCGACGTTGAAGAGGAGGATATGGAAG gGCCAGCTTACTTGTCTGATCgta GTGAGTCGTTGGACCTGTCTACGCCGTACGTTCCAACCACGACGTACGTTCCATCCGCAGTGCCTCCCGTCGATCAGCTGGCAGTCCTACATCTCACGGAGTATCCCTGGGTCCGCAGCGCGCTCAAGCCAGACTCCGACGCCATACAGCTCTCCCTCAAAGGCAACGATACCTCGGCTGATATTGCCGTGTTGGATCTCACAAGAGATGACGTT GCGCCCAAAGAAGCGGAGGACGCGGAGTGCGCACGCGCCACCGACGGCGCGGCCGGCGTTTGTGTGTACCTGACGCGGTGCGACGCGGCCAAGAACATCACATTAGAACAGTACAAGGAAACATACTGCTCTGTCAACAAATC GTACGCCGGTGTGTGCTGTCCGCGGGCGCAGGTTGACGTGGCGAAAGCTTGA